Within Gammaproteobacteria bacterium, the genomic segment CCGACGATGATGTCGGTGACCGTGAAGCGGTTTTCAACCAGGAAGTCCTGACACAAAAGCACATCGTTCAACACTGATGCGGCGCGCCCGAACATCATGGCATTCTGCTCGAACCCTGCCTCAATCCGCTGCTCTTCGGGCAGGACAAACTTGTTCACCGCCGTATTCCAAAGCCATGCTTCCATTTCTGTCAGTGCAAAGGATGTCCACTGATCATGCTGGCCGCGCGCCCAACTGCCAGGTTTGGCAATTAAGTCAATGTCTGGCGCATGATCCGCAAGATAGGTACAAATCGCAGCTGACTCGAAAAGCACTTTGCCGTCTACGATCGCGACAGGTAGTTTGCCGACCGGGTATACCGCTTTGACCTCATCACTTATAGCAAGATCCGATCTCCCCAGAGAATTAAAGGAGATCCCGGCTTCCAGAAGCGTCCAGCGACAACGAGCAGAGCGTGAAGTTCCGGACTCATACAATGTTACGTCCACAATATTCCTTCCTGGTGATCGTTGCGACTACTCTTAACTCTTATGATAGTCGCTCTCCGGCGCCTCCGAGTCACGATACTCGAAGCCCACTTCCTTGAAATTTTCTGAGCTCTGGTGAGGCCCGCCTAGAGTTTCGCACCGTTGAATGCGGCGTAGGTGGGTGACATGAGTGTCCGGTCCGATCAGGCTTTCGACCATGTCAAGCAGTCTCGAATCATTGATCAGCATACGGAAGATCGGGTGTTGCAAATGCGCTGTGCGAATCTGGTAGACCTGAAAGTCTTCGTCACGATCCGATCCAGACTGAACGTTCTCAAGAGCCTGATCCTGCTTCAGACGGTCGATCGTTTCCATGTAACAGACTCGAAGGCGATCCACCTCGGCCGTGTCGAGGAAGCCGTCCGCAAGGACAAAGCCATTCTCAAAAAAGCATCGATCTGTTCTTGGTCGAGTCTCAACGGTTTACCTTGGGGATTTGGTTCGAGGTTTCAGAAAACGAAGAATAAACAGCAAGTTTTCCGGGCACAACCAGCCACTAGGGGGCAAGACCCGATCCCACACCTGATTCGATAACGTTCCTGGGCCAGCGATCTTCGATGATTAAAAGTCAGTGACTGAAGATCCTGGCGCGCTGCGGCAGGCTACACAGCAGTCAGCCAGTGCTCGTACTGGGGAAGTCGCCCGCGGGTCACCGCATCGTAGATGTCGAAGACGGCTCTCGTTTTCGATCCGACCTCGCCGTCACCGATGGGGTAGCCGTCGATGTTTACGATCGGCATGACTTCGTAACCAGAACCACACAGAAAGACCTCTTCGCAGAGATAGAGCTCTGTGCGGTCGATCTCACGCTGCTGAACCTCGACACCCAGTTCTGATTCACACAGCTCAATCAGCGTGGCGCGGGTGACACTCTCAAGGATGCTGCCGGTGATCGTCGGCGTGATCACGACGCCGTCACGCACAGCCATCAGGCAGGCACCGGCACTCTCGGCCACTTTTCCTGAACCCGTCAGCAGGATCGCTTCGTCGTAGCCGTCGGTGCGGGCCTGGATGGTGGCGAGACGCCCGTTCTGATAATTGGCTGAACATTTGATCCTTGGCGGCATGCTGGAATCTTCGATCCGGTGCCAGGAACTGACCTGGGCCCGGGCGGCTTTATCGCTCAGTGATTTGTCATGGCGACCAACCGCCAGGCAGCCCAGTGCAATCGGTGCCGTGGCGTCTAGAAAGCCCTCGCTGAGAACATAGGCCGAGAGCCGGATGTGGGTATCTTCGTGCAGCTCATTGGCCTTGATGACGTCCGTCACGACTTCAGTCAGGTGACTCACAGACCAGTCCTGCTCGAAGCGCATAATCCGCATGCTGTCCTGCAGGCGCAGCAGGTGTTCGGGCAAGCGGAAGACAGTGAGCCGGCCCTCGTCCCCGAGATAGGCGCAGATGCCTTCGAACACCGTGGCACCGTACTTGACTGCACCACTCAAGACATGCACGGTCGCCTCGCGTTCCGGCACGATCCGGCCGTTGAAGTAGATCTTGGATCCAGTGGCCGCAAATTCAACCATCGGTTCTGTCCTCCTGGGTTCACCAGCAAACTGTTGGGTTTTATCTCTACAGACGCCAGGGGCAGTGTGCAATTGTCGACTCCGGCGTGCGCGAAGAATAAACCCCTGTCACGTTTTGTACAATTGCCGGGGATGATTCCGTCCTCCTACGCCGCACTGCCCTTTCCTGCGATTGCGTTCGAGACGCGGCCTGGGACTTCACCATCCCAGCCGGAATAGTCCCCCATCCCGGCGGTTAAAGAAGGAGACCTTCAAGTGACGCAAACCCATACCAGCCGAAGCTTGAAGGTGGGGCTCATGTTGCCCCAGACCGATGGCATGCGCGGCGCTGGCGTGCGCGGCTGGTCCGAGGTCAGCGCTATGGAGAGACTTCGCCGAAGACATCGGCTTCGACTCACTGTGGGTGGTCGATCACCTGCTCTACAGACTGGAAGGAGAAGAGCAGCCCAGGGGCGTCTGGGAGTCGTGGCCATTTCTCTCTGCTCTGGCGGCCATTACCCGACGGGTGGAACTGGGAACCCTGGTGCTCGCGATGGGCTGGCGGAATCCTGCCCTGCTGGCGAAGATGGCGGACACGGTGGACGAGATCAGCGCGGGCCGGCTGATCCTGGGCCTGGGTTCTGGCTATCACCAGCTGGAATACGACTTCTCTGGCTTTCTGGAAGAAGTTGGTGTGACCGTAATGAAAAAGGTCGGCAACGGCGTCTACATAGGGGAGACCCTCGAGATCAAAGACTTTCAAATAGCCGGTGTGCAACGACGATACATAACGACTGCCCAGGGACATCGTCTTCTTGTGGTCAGGTGGAATAAAACTATGATCGGTCATCTCCAGGACATCCGATTCAAATGTACCGGTTATTTCGGAATCCCCCAGTCCGGGCCATAGCGTTGCCTGAGATAATCTTCGGGAGGATTAGGAACCAGAAACGTCTCGCCAAGAAATTTGATCTCCTTGAGTTCCGTGTGCAGGCTGAGAGATATTTGAACAACGGGCCACTGATAAATATTGTCTCCAATAATTCGATAACAGTTCCAGTCGATCGGCACATCATATTTCCTCATCTCGACCTCGAGACCGATCTCGCTGACGATCACGTTTGGGTCAAATCCTTCTTGACTGAATAGGTCGACCGCCTCGTACATTCGCTCTTCGGTAAGACCGCGCAACCCAATCACTGAGCCCACATCCAGATCATCGTCCCAAGTTATCAGGGAGTCGTCTCTCACTGCCCCAAGACAGGTTCCATGGCGCAGGAAGAACACGATACCGAGTTGATCAAGAACACACTTGGTTTCTTTCAATACCGTCTCCGCGACGGTCCTGTCCATAGGTTCAAATACAGAAGCTTGCATGCGTAGTAGTCTGCTTAGGTCGAAGCACTCCGATAACAGTCAACCGATAACTAGACTCTCTGAGGCATCAGAGCGATTGCCTTCTTCAAATATTCCTAATTCCCATCAAACCATCGTAGGATTATGCCCGCTGGCGAACCCGGAACAGTGTTTGGAAATGAACCTTTTTTTACAGAGAATAATCAGCTGAAATGGGAAGATTCCGGGTGTTTGTTATTTGATTGACAAATACTCGTCGAGATTATTGGGTTTCTTAATCTGATGGTGCCCGCATTCATCAAGCAAACCCAGCTGCTTTGCCCCGGTGTGACTCACGCCTTGGAGTTGAACCATTCGCGGGTCGCTTTCGACTGGGAGACCTCCACTTGCGGGTGGTGCACTCAGATTTTCCAGCCTTGTCGGTCGGCTGGGATGCCAGCTCCGGAAGCGGTTGCAGCGGAATTTCCTTCCTTAACAATCGCTGGATATCCTTGAGCAGCCTTACCTCATCAGCCCCAACCAGCGATACCGCTTCACCCTCTTCACCAGCACGACCCGTACGGCCAATCCGGTGCACGTAATCCTCCGGTACGTTGGGTAACTCATAGTTGACGACATGAGGAAGGCGATCAATATCCAGACCTCGGGCGGCAATATCCGTGGCTACCAGAACACGCAAACTGCCTTTCTTGAAACCGGACAGAGCCCGGGTCCGGGCAGCCTGGCTCTTGTTGCCGTGAATGGCAGTGGCATCGATGCCTCGGCGCACCAATTGTTCGGCCAGGCGGTTAGCACCGTGCTTGGTGCGGGTGAAGACCAACACCTGGTGCCAACGACCCTCGGTGATCAGTTGAATCAACAGGTCGCGTTTAGCTGACTTGTCTACGCGATAAGCGCACTGATTGACAGTCTGGGCTGCAACAGTGTGACGCTCGACTTCAACCATTGCCGGTTTGTTCAGCAATGAATCGGCCAGCCGCTTGATGTCCCGGGTATAGGTAGCAGAAAACAGAAGATTTTGACGGTGTTTCGGTAAGAACCCCAGCACCTTGCGAATATCATGAATAAAACCCATATCGAGCATTCGATCGGCCTCATCCAGCACCAGGATCTTAATGGCGGATAAATCGATGCTGCGCTGACCGACGAGGTCCAGTAGTCGGCCCGGGGTTGCAACCACAATATCGATACCCCGTTGCAGTGCCGATTTCTGCGGGTTGATGCCGACACCGCCAAATATTGCCGTGGATCGAAGTCGCAGATGTTTGCCGTAAGTCACTATGGCGCTTTCTACCTGGGCAGCAAGCTCGCGGGTAGGAGCCAGCACCAGCGCCCTCGGCGATCTGCCGTTGAACGCTCCAACCGAGCCGTTGCTCAGCAATTGCAGCATTGGCAAAGTAAAGGCCGCAGTCTTTCCGGTGCCCGTCTGAGCGCCGGCAAGAACGTCTCGACCCTTGAGAATAATGGGAATGGCCCTCGCCTGGATCGGCGTAGGGCTTGGATAACGTTGCGCCGTAACGGCGCTAAGGAGTTCGGCCCGCAGGCCAAGTTTTGAAAATGACATCAATAATCCTGAGTAAGCCTGCCGGTGGTGTCACCAGACCGGTTAAGGCGGTAATAAATGGAGTAATCGAGAGAAGTCTTTCTGGGAGGGAGACAACCACAAGACAGCGGCGAACGGCCTTGGTAGCGCGCTGCTGGCTCCGCAGTCTAGTCAGGTTAGCTGTAAAAAGATAGGGCGGCCAAAAACAGCTTAGCAGGATAAAGACCACACC encodes:
- a CDS encoding glutathione S-transferase family protein, translating into MDVTLYESGTSRSARCRWTLLEAGISFNSLGRSDLAISDEVKAVYPVGKLPVAIVDGKVLFESAAICTYLADHAPDIDLIAKPGSWARGQHDQWTSFALTEMEAWLWNTAVNKFVLPEEQRIEAGFEQNAMMFGRAASVLNDVLLCQDFLVENRFTVTDIIVGWTVNWGRRQGLLDSLSGLQAYLERLFERPHCPFAKD
- the ilvE gene encoding branched-chain-amino-acid transaminase, with product MHTAPGVCRDKTQQFAGEPRRTEPMVEFAATGSKIYFNGRIVPEREATVHVLSGAVKYGATVFEGICAYLGDEGRLTVFRLPEHLLRLQDSMRIMRFEQDWSVSHLTEVVTDVIKANELHEDTHIRLSAYVLSEGFLDATAPIALGCLAVGRHDKSLSDKAARAQVSSWHRIEDSSMPPRIKCSANYQNGRLATIQARTDGYDEAILLTGSGKVAESAGACLMAVRDGVVITPTITGSILESVTRATLIELCESELGVEVQQREIDRTELYLCEEVFLCGSGYEVMPIVNIDGYPIGDGEVGSKTRAVFDIYDAVTRGRLPQYEHWLTAV
- a CDS encoding LLM class flavin-dependent oxidoreductase, producing the protein MACAALACAAGPRSALWRDFAEDIGFDSLWVVDHLLYRLEGEEQPRGVWESWPFLSALAAITRRVELGTLVLAMGWRNPALLAKMADTVDEISAGRLILGLGSGYHQLEYDFSGFLEEVGVTVMKKVGNGVYIGETLEIKDFQIAGVQRRYITTAQGHRLLVVRWNKTMIGHLQDIRFKCTGYFGIPQSGP
- a CDS encoding LicD family protein codes for the protein MDRTVAETVLKETKCVLDQLGIVFFLRHGTCLGAVRDDSLITWDDDLDVGSVIGLRGLTEERMYEAVDLFSQEGFDPNVIVSEIGLEVEMRKYDVPIDWNCYRIIGDNIYQWPVVQISLSLHTELKEIKFLGETFLVPNPPEDYLRQRYGPDWGIPK